ATAAAAAATGCCCCGTAATGACCACCTGCAGCAGCCGCGCACCCATTCATGATCCAATCTGGagcagtgaattcggcacTAGAGGTCGACAGAGTGACTTCATTGTCGGAGGCCAGAAAGAGGTTGACCACTCGCACTGTGCGACCACCCCAGACCAAAATTTGGACATGGCTCGAATCAGGATCATGTGGTCGTTCATTCAAAGCAATGAAACCATGGATATTGTTTCTTTTGAAAATCTGAACTTGAGCGGCAACCACACCGGTAGTTTCATCAATCACCCGAAAGAACGTGCCGTGACTTTGGAAGATGAATCTTCTATCACCCAGTACAAACGTCTTCAACGCTGTTATCGGGAGAAAAGCATCAAGATGCTGCAGTTTGAGTCAGCGGGACAGCATTTTGACTATAGATATGGCAGCACTGACCTCGAGTGAGAGAGACATTGCCAGCTTCTACGCACATTGAGCAAAGAAGTGAATTACACGGAATATCTCAACTGCCCCAGATAAATGTGTACATCCCACCAAACGCCAATAAAAAGCCCACTACATTTTCGATGATTTCCCCGACTAGCTTACATAACGATTCTACTAGACCATAAGTGGTAAGATGTTGCACGTGATCTCGCGATCGAGGGCGCGGGAGCAGAATGGCGCTCGAGCTCGGTGCTCCACTGCCCCAGAAGTCCTAGTTCGATTACTAGCCATCTGCGAAGACATCTCTGCTACAATTGAAAATTTTTCTGCAATGCCAGGCCTTCTTAATGCAGACTCTTGATCTCATACCACTTTGATAAGCCATGGGTGTCACTGGCCTCTGGACAGTCGTGCAGCCCTGCGCTCGTCCCATCAAACTCGAAACACTCAACAAGAAACGACTAGCTGTCGACGCGTCGATCTGGATCTATCAATTCTTAAAAGCAGTGCGAGACAAAGAAGGCAATGCGCTTCGAAATTCTCACATAGTTGGATTCTTTCGCCGCATCTGTAAGCTACTGTACTTCGGGATCCGGCccgtcttcgtcttcgatGGCGGGGCTCCGGTCATGAAAAGGCAGACAATCGCTGGTCGAAAGAAGAAACGCGAGGGTCACAGGGAAGATGCTGCAAGGACCGCAGGAAAGTTGCTTGCTGTGCAAATGCAACGCAGTGCGGAGGAGGAGAACGCTCGTCGGCGCAATAAATCCCAGATccaagaggaggaagaggtaCCTGATGCTCCGGTGTATGCAGAGGAGGCTTTTATGACGGAGACAGAAAAGCAACAAAGCCGCAAGTTCAAGAAAAAGGACGCGTACCACCTACCTAACCTAGACGTCTCACTTCAGGATATGGGAGCACCGAATGATCCACGCATCATGTCCCAAGAGGAACTGGAGGAGTACGCTAGAACTTTCCACCAAGGGCAAGATATTAATCTTTATGACTTTTCGAAAATCGACTTCGACAGCATGTTTTTTCTCAGTCTGCCCCCCACTGATCGCTACAACATCTTGAATGCAGCGAGGCTAAGAAGTCGACTTCGAATGGGTTACTCGAAAGAGCAGCTAGATACCATGTTTCCTGACCGTATGGCATTCTCGAGGTTTCAAATTGATCGTGTCGCAGAACGAAATGACCTTACGCAACGATTAATGAATCTAAACGGTATGAACGGAGAGGAAGCATTCTACAAGTCTGGGCAGCGCATCGCAGGAGAACGTGGCAGGGAGTATGTTCTTGTCAAGGACCGCGAACATGAAGGTGGCTGGGTCCTAGGTGTTGTGGGAAACAGGGAAGGCCACGAAGAAAAACCCATCGATCTAGATCGACCCGAAATATTTtctgatgaggatgaggtaTCTGATGAAGATGAGTTTGAGGACGTTCCAATCGAAGGTTTGAACCGGCTTCCAAAACTCCCTTTCCTTCAAGAGGGTGTATTCGACCAGTCGCTTCAGCTTGAAACGGACGAATATTTAGACATGGGAACCGCTACACAAGAATCGCGTCATCCTGCACAGCGACAGTTGCAGAATGAACCTCGTGTACAAGAGGTTGAAGATGACTCGCTTTTTGTTGAAGCCGAGGGAAATATAGGTGCACAGCAGCGAAGCAACAACACTGATGATTTCTTTGATGGCGACGATGATGACCTCGAACGAGCTATTGCCCTTTCACTGCAACCAGATAAAGCCAATGAAGAAATTAAGCCCGATGTTCCCGTTCATCGACCGGTCGTATCGGGTCCGTCTTATGAGATGTTGCCAGATCTCGAGTCCGAGAGCGATGATGGAATGGACTTTACAGCTGCCATAGCAAGAACAAAAGTCGTGAAGAAAGCCTCACATGCACCGAATCCATTCGGTGGTCCTCTCCCTTTTGAATCCATCAAACTCACTAAAGTTACGAAAGATAATGATAAAGCTGGCGAGGTTGGCGAAAATGCAGGGGGTTTTGTGGAGGAGCCTacaaagaaaccaaaacaGGCGGACCCACTTCCTCCATGGTTTATTGGTGAGCGTTCGGATGCATCATTCATCGTTGATCCCATTGAAGACACTGAGAAGGATGATGAGCGAACTGCGGCGCCAGATCATCTGTTTCTCTCCAATCGTCGCTCGCTAGACATAATTGATGTTGACGAATTCTCCTCCACCAAGGAAGTCGTTGATctagaagaggaggatgaagaaCAGGGAGAAGAGAAACCTAAACAGGAATTTCAAGTCGAGGACATTGAAAAGATTTACAATGAGCTTTCTACAAATCTGGAAGAAAAGCCTTTGAGCGAACCAGCTCCAGCTCAGATCCATAGAAATTTTGATGAAACAGTCCTTGGGGGCCCTGGAACACAAATTCAGGACCAAGTGCCCACACTTGATGAGCGGTCTACACGCAGCAAACATTCTCCTTCGCCTGAATTTGAAGATGTTGTCCCCCAGCTATCCACCCAAGGCCCAGAGATCACCGTTGTATCCCATCAAAAGGCTCAGCCCCAGCCCCAGCCCCAATTCTTCGAAGAGATCGACCAACTAGCAGATTTTGTGCAGGATCAAGCCGACTACAGTGACCCGGAGGATGAAGAGCTGTTCAAACAGCTTGCAGCTGAGGGCGAGGAGCATGTGCGATTTGCCAATACTCTTAATTCTGCTGCTCCTATCCAGGAAGCCTTTGACTACGAGCAGGAACTGAAGCAACTACGCTCTCAGCAGAGAAATGAACGTCGCGATGCAGACGAGGTGACCACCATCATGATAAATGAGTGCCAACAACTCTTGGCGCTGTTCGGATTGCCCTACATCACTGCGCCTATGGAAGCTGAAGCGCAGTGCGCCAAGTTGGTCTCGCTAGGTCTTGTGGATGGGATTGTCACGGATGACAGTGatatcttcctcttcgggGGAACGCGAGTCTACAAAAACATGTTCAATCAAAGCAAATTCGTCGAGTGCTACTTAACGTCCGACCTGGAGAAAGAGTACGCTCTTCATCGACAGAAGCTTATTAGCTTTGCCCATCTCTTGGGCAGCGATTACACAGAGGGCATTCCTGGGATTGGTCCTGTCACCGCCCTAGAGATCCTCACCGAATTTTCCAACCTCGAGGAGTTTCGCAATTGGTGGACCGAATTGCAAATGGGTACGAACAATGCAGAAGATGTCCACCTTGCCTTTCGGAAGAAATTCCGAAAAAAGGCATCCAAAATTTTCTTGCCGCCTTCATTTCCCGATTCCAAAGTTGACGAGGCATACCTGGAACCGGCGGTTGACGACGACCCTTCTCCATTCCAATGGGGTGTTCCTGATTTGAATGGATTACGAACCTTCCTCATGACCACAATCGGATGGAGCCAAGAGCGGACTGATGAGGTCTTGGTACCGGTCATTCGCGACATGAATCGGCGAGACCAGGAAGGCACACAGTCCAACATTACACAATTCATGCAAGGTCCACAGGGCGCGGGTGCATTTGCGCCTCGCGTTCGTACAGGTGGACCCAGCCGCATGGAAAAGGCATTTAGTCGACTACGTCGGGAAGCTCAGTCAGGTGGATCATCCTCGCTGGATGACGAGCCAGCCGTCGAGGACAGAGAGGGAGAAGACGCCTCTGTTCCACAAAAGAAGGGCAAAAGAGGTGTCTCAAccaccaaggccaaggctggCACGAATAAGAAGCGAAAGACTCGTCGCACCAACTCTCCGGAATCATGATATGCGGATTGGTGGAGTGAGCTTCTCCCATCGGTAGCATCCTCTGTACATAATAGACATGGATACTCATCCTTAGTATTCATCAAACCTCTCATCcatacaccaaaaaaaaactagcCTTAGCATCGTACTTGAAGACACTGGTTACGTAGCTACGTAGGTACGTGAGGAGGCGAGAAAAGGAGAACCACTTGTTCCGATGCATCCCTCTCGCACCTGTGAATGGAAAACAGAGTAGCAGCTAGCGATGGTCTACTATGGAACGCTCAAACAGATAGACCATGATGTGACAAATTCTGTCTGAACAATGTTTGATACCTCAATCCCCCTCATTCTGCCATCAGGCAAGCTTTCCTAGTCTCATATCATGGGGAGATATGTATCTGGTATCAAGCAAAGAAAGAGGAATTCAGGCTCTACTCCGAGAAAGATTTAGGGACAATAGTAGAGCGTTTGCGATGCTTGAAGGAACTGTATCTGTGGTGTAGATATCCTATCCGGAATCTTTCGTGGCCAAGAAAGAACGCGTTGctccttctctttttcctcttcgacAACCCCGTTTCAACACAACTTCTACATCTCCATCCCATATCACACATACCTTCCATCAATTCCAGAAACTCAAGGTGAAATTATGATGATTCGATACAGCCAGCTTGAAAACAACCTTATTGATAGT
The nucleotide sequence above comes from Penicillium digitatum chromosome 1, complete sequence. Encoded proteins:
- a CDS encoding DNA excision repair protein Rad2, translated to MGVTGLWTVVQPCARPIKLETLNKKRLAVDASIWIYQFLKAVRDKEGNALRNSHIVGFFRRICKLLYFGIRPVFVFDGGAPVMKRQTIAGRKKKREGHREDAARTAGKLLAVQMQRSAEEENARRRNKSQIQEEEEVPDAPVYAEEAFMTETEKQQSRKFKKKDAYHLPNLDVSLQDMGAPNDPRIMSQEELEEYARTFHQGQDINLYDFSKIDFDSMFFLSLPPTDRYNILNAARLRSRLRMGYSKEQLDTMFPDRMAFSRFQIDRVAERNDLTQRLMNLNGMNGEEAFYKSGQRIAGERGREYVLVKDREHEGGWVLGVVGNREGHEEKPIDLDRPEIFSDEDEVSDEDEFEDVPIEGLNRLPKLPFLQEGVFDQSLQLETDEYLDMGTATQESRHPAQRQLQNEPRVQEVEDDSLFVEAEGNIGAQQRSNNTDDFFDGDDDDLERAIALSLQPDKANEEIKPDVPVHRPVVSGPSYEMLPDLESESDDGMDFTAAIARTKVVKKASHAPNPFGGPLPFESIKLTKVTKDNDKAGEVGENAGGFVEEPTKKPKQADPLPPWFIGERSDASFIVDPIEDTEKDDERTAAPDHLFLSNRRSLDIIDVDEFSSTKEVVDLEEEDEEQGEEKPKQEFQVEDIEKIYNELSTNLEEKPLSEPAPAQIHRNFDETVLGGPGTQIQDQVPTLDERSTRSKHSPSPEFEDVVPQLSTQGPEITVVSHQKAQPQPQPQFFEEIDQLADFVQDQADYSDPEDEELFKQLAAEGEEHVRFANTLNSAAPIQEAFDYEQELKQLRSQQRNERRDADEVTTIMINECQQLLALFGLPYITAPMEAEAQCAKLVSLGLVDGIVTDDSDIFLFGGTRVYKNMFNQSKFVECYLTSDLEKEYALHRQKLISFAHLLGSDYTEGIPGIGPVTALEILTEFSNLEEFRNWWTELQMGTNNAEDVHLAFRKKFRKKASKIFLPPSFPDSKVDEAYLEPAVDDDPSPFQWGVPDLNGLRTFLMTTIGWSQERTDEVLVPVIRDMNRRDQEGTQSNITQFMQGPQGAGAFAPRVRTGGPSRMEKAFSRLRREAQSGGSSSLDDEPAVEDREGEDASVPQKKGKRGVSTTKAKAGTNKKRKTRRTNSPES